Part of the Paenibacillus kyungheensis genome, GATGGCAGAAGAACATGGGATGCGCGATTATCGTGTGTTAGACCAATCAGAACAATTAGATCGAATTTTAGATATGTATTTTCAATATAAAGATCGAAATACTAATTTTTTAACTCCTTAATCTCAATGAGTTATTATTTATGAAAAGAAACATGACACAATCATGTAAATTATAGAATTTTTCGCAAAATAAATCTTATTTTCATAAAAAATAGAACTAATAACCCTTCAAATATATCAGCTGATAGTATACAATTCTATCATGCGTTTCTTTTGGTAGCCTTTTTACTATTTATCTGCCTACTCTAAATCATAATTTCCAATATGATTTTTTTAAAATCAGCATGTTAAGTACATTGTCACTGCTTGTTCATGCTGTTATACATATAGGGCGTAGAGATAAATAGGAAAAGGTCAAGCAAATGCGAATATATTTGGGAGGGGTTTTTTATTTTGAACTTGGGAAACAAAACATTTAAAAAAGCAATTACTGTCATCGCAGCTCTGCAATTGTTTGCAGTGTCGGCAGTTCCTGCTTTTGCAGCCGAAGCCACTTCTTCTGAATCTACCGTAAAATTACGTTTGTTGGAGACAACAGATATTCATGTGAACGTAATGAACTATGATTATTATTCAGATGCAGCGACAGATCAATATGGATATGCCAAAACAGCGACATTGATCAAAAATGCGCGTGCAGAAGCCAAAAACAGTGTATTGATCGATAATGGTGATCTATTACAAGGTAATCCGCTAGGTGACTATGTAGCCAAAGTTGATCCTTTAAAAGCAGGCGAAGTTCACCCTGTCTACAAAGCGATGAACCAATTGGGTTATGATGCAGGAAATATCGGTAACCATGAATTTAACTATGGTCTGGATTTCTTGGGTAACGCTCTCAAAGGCGCTAACTTCCCTTATGTGAATGCTAATATTTATACAGATGATGGCACAGGTTCAGGTGAGAAAAACTACTTTACTCCTTATTTGATTTTGGATAAAGAAGTCACTGATGAAAGTGGAGCTAAACATACGATTAAAGTAGGTGTTATCGGCTTCGTACCACCACAAGTAATGCAATGGGATAGCGCAAACTTGTCGGGGAAAGTGGTTGCTAAAGATATCGTTGAAACAGCGAACAAATTTATTCCACAAATGAAAGCAGAAGGCGCAGATATTATTATTGCAGTGCCACATTCTGGCTTTGAAGATATTCCTCAGACTGAATTGATGGAAAACTCTGTATTGTACTTGAGCAAAGTGCCAGGTATCGATGCGATTATGTTCGGACATGCACACAAAGTATTCCCTAGTGCTGATTTCGCTGGTAAAACAGGCGTGGATCTAGAAAAAGGAACAATCAATGGCGTTCCTTCAGTAGAGCCAGGTTTCTGGGGCGATCACCTGGGAATTATTGATCTTGAACTAAAACAACAAGGCGACAAATGGACAGTCTCTGATTCTAAAGTAGAAGCTCGTCCAATCTATGATACTGCTACCAAAAAAGCATTGGTTGATGCAGATCAAGGTGTAGTCGATTCTGTATACAAAGAACACGAAGAAACGCTAGGATATATTCGTGGACCTGTTGGTGAATCTACTGCTCGTATCACCAGTTACTTTGCACTGGTAGAAGATGATCCATCGATCCAAATCGTAACCAACGCTCAAAAATGGTACTTGGAGAAACAACTTCAAGGGACAGAATATGAGAACTTACCTATTCTTTCTGCAGGCGCTCCATTCAAAGCAGGTGGACGTTCAGGAGCAAGTTATTACACAGATATTCCCGCAGGCACGATAGCTATCAAAAATGTATCTGACCTTTATGTATATCCAAATACAGTTCATGCTGTGCTTGTCAATGGAGCAGAAGTGAAAAACTGGTTGGAATGGTCAGCAGGACAATTCAATCAAATCGATCCAGCCAAATCAGGCGAGCAAGCGTTAATCAATATGGACTTCCCAACGTATAACTTTGATGTTATCGATGGAGTTACTTACCAAATTGATGTCACACAACCACCGAAATACGATGCAAAAGGTGCTGTTCTAAACGCATCTTCTAACCGTATTGTGAACTTGCAATTTAACGGTAAAGCTATCGATCCTGAGCAAAAATTTGTAGTAGCTACAAATAACTACCGTGCTTCTTCGTCCAAATTGGCGAATCCAGATGGCAAACGTATTATTCTGGCTGCACCAGACGAGAACCGTCAAGTAATTATCGATTATATTCGTGAAAACAAAACAATCAATCCGGCTGCTGATGGTAACTGGTCACTTGCACCAATCAAAGGCAACCCAACAGTAACATTCAACACTTCTCCAAAAGCAAAAGACGCATTGTCTAGTGCCAAAGCAGTTGCAGGAGCAGATCCAATTGCTTATGTAGGAGAAGCAGCAGATGGTTTTGCTAAATATTCAATTAATCTTTCTAGCGCAGCAGCAGGTAGCAAGCCAGCCGTAACACCTGCCAAACCGTCCAAACCAGTAATACCAGCGAAGCCTACCAAACCAACAACGAAGCCGGTTCCAGCACCTAAACCGACAAAACCAGCTGTTGATAAGCCAGCTAAACCTACAGATGAGAAAACCTATATTATCAAAAAAGGTGATAATCTGTATCGTATTAGTCTGAAATATGGCGTAACATGGGAAGAACTTGCTAAATACAATAAAATTACAGATCCAACGAAGCTTCAAGTTGGAGATTCGATCGAGATTCCTGCTAGCTAATAGCAACGTAACTAGAGTGAATGATGAACGTATCAACTTCAAAGACTGCAATAGTAATTATTGCAGTTTTTGTCGTATTCAAAAATATCAAAATAAAGCCGATAATATACTGAACGCCTAATGTGATCTTGATTGAGGATGTTATAATATGAGAAATGAAAAGTAAAGCAACTCTATTTAAACCCGATTAATTTTCACGTTTATACTACGTTTTTGTTTTAATATTAAGGAGGATCTCTATGAATTGTAGCGGTTGCAGTTATGTTCAGCCGATAGAAGACCAAGGAACAGTGTCCTTGCGACCGCTTTCTTCTTCTCTTGAAAATCTAATTCGACAACAGTCTTATGATACGTATATCATGGAAGATATTTGCTCTATTTCATATCAATCAAGAGAACAGATGCTTGATATCATGCACTGGGTACGAAGTTTACCTGAAGAAATTACATCTTGTGTATCTGTAGGTTTGTTAGGTTCAGACGATATTGGCGGAGAGCCGGTATGGTTGCCATTGTCTGTATTTGTTAATCGACTACAGCATGACGATGTTGTTGAAATTATTCGACAAAAGCAATTTACAAGCCATATGCAACCGATTGTGAATCAACATGAGCAAGTTATTGCTTATGAATTTTTGCTTCGTCCGATTATAGATGGCCCTACATTTCAGCCGTATCGCTTATTCGATATTGCGCATCAGACAGGGTTACACTCATTTTTGGATCGGGCAGCTCGTATTTCAGCGATTGAGACGAGTGCGCAATATTTACAACCAGGTATCAAACGCTTTATTAACTTTTTACCATCTTCTATTTACAATCCGCAGTATTGTTTGAGTCATACGTTTGCTGCTATTGAGCGTCTTCATTTAAATCCAAAAGACTTTGTATTTGAAGTGGTTGAAACCGAAAATATTGTTGAAATGCCTAAGTTACAAAATATCTTTGATGTGTATCGCAGTAATGGGATATCTGTTGCTTTGGATGATGTAGGTTCAGGATATTCCAAGCCTGAATTAATCGATCATCTACAACCCGATTATGTCAAAATCGATCGTAGCTTAATCGATCATTGTGATATCTCTGCTGAGAAACAGCAAAAAATTATTCATATTTTGCAGCGTTCGCAAAATCATGGTTCTACTGTGTTGGCAGAAGGCATAGAGCGACGTGAAGAATACGACTTTTGCCGTAGTATCGGAATTGAGCTAGCACAGGGTTACTTATTCGGTAAGCCTGCCGAATACCCTCGTCAAATGCTAGGTTAAATGATTGGATGTATGACTCCTATCTTGATATTTCCAAAAAGACTTTTCTTCTCAAAGTACATGAACTTGTACTGAAAAGAAAAGTCTTTTTTAGATTATTCCTATCTTTATTTATGAAGATTCAGTAGCTTGCTTAGAAGTAGATGCTACGGTTGGTTCAGAACGAGACTCTTGTAATAAATGCTTGAATTTGGAGGTACAAGCGATAATCAGTATAAATACTATAAGAGCAATACCAGCAATCGTCGTTAGTGTAATCAGATTAAAGTAACGTGCTACAATTCCCCCGGATAATAAGCCTAAAATAATACCTAAAGTAGTTAATGTTTGTAGTATAGAAATCCCTCGACCTCGAAAAGGTTTGGGTGTGATTTTCAAAAAAATAGAAGTGATAGGTAGATTAATCAAAGCATTGATAATCCCGATCGCTAGGCTCCATACATAAATAGGAGAAAGATTTGTAGCATGAATATAATTAAGTGGAGTCACACAGCTCATTAGTATACCAAAAGCAATAATAGTACATAACAAGAGTAGACTAGAATTTAATTTACGTAATAAAAAAGGGCCTATAATTGCTCCTACGACAGCTCCAATTCCTTCTATACTTTGAATCTGACCATAATCGATAGCAGGTAAACGAAATACTTGAAGCAAAATAGAAGTATACGTTGTATCAAATATCCCGGCAACAAACATAAAAGGAATCAAAATCATAAGCAAAAAGAACAGCGAAGGGATACGGTAAACAGTTTTAAGACCGGAAATCATTGATGCCCAGATCGGTTCGTGAGTTACTTTTTCTTCTGGCGTAAGATCAAGTTTGGCTTTGGATACAATAAATGAATTAGCAATCATAATAAATATAATAGAAAAGAGATATGATAAAATATCGAGTACAAAAATCATAGATACTGAAGTAGTGGTTAATAATAATCCAGCAATCGCAGGGCCTATAATGTAGACAGTAAAATAAGTACTTTGACTAATCGACATAGCTTCATTAACATGATTCTCACCAACAATATCGGGAATAAAGGAAGTGCGGGCCGGGTAAAAAATAGTTGTACCGATTCCTTTCAAAAAAACCAAAACAATAAGAGCAAGTGGAGAAGCTATACATAGAATCATAATAATATTGATCACAATTCTGAATACATCCATATAAATCATTACCAGATGCTTAGGAAAACGGTCAGCAATGGATCCTGCAAACAAACCAAAAGCTGTCGTTGCAAACAACTCTGCAAAAATTACTAAACTAATAAAAATAGGATCTGACGAATTGGAACCTATTAGAAAAATGATGGCTGTAGTGGCTATCGCATCACCCAGTCTAGAAAAGACTTGTGCTAGCCAAAAATGAAGAAACGCGGGTATTCGAAATAAAGCTAGCATATTCCATCTCCTTTACGATGCAATATCTTTAGTATATTAACTTGCCTGTACCATCTGATTGAACCTCAAAATGAACGTCATATGAAGAAGATAATGTATTCAATTGCTCAATGATTGAGGTCTGATTACTAAAAGTTGGACAACCTCTACGATAACGTGGTAATTCATGTCCAAGTGAGATAGGATGAATCGCTAAATCTATTAATTTGCCATTATCCATTGTCCACGAAGGCACAAATGATTGCCAGAACTTGAGATTAGCACCAAAGCTAGAAGTACCGTTTTTACTTTTTTTATCCAGTAAGTCTGCAATATTATGGGTATGATTTAAATTTAAATGGTTATAAAAATCAGCTGGTGCTGATTCTACAGTTTCATTTTGAAAAATAAAGTTACCTAATCCATAAAAAATAGGACGTTCTTGATAGATTTCAATACCACGAATATGATGAGGACCGTGACAGATCATAGCATGTGCGCCTTCATCAATACATCCTCTACAGAATTCTTTTAAAAAATCAGCCGGTTCATTCTCATTTTCGTCTTTCATTTCATGGGAATGTACACTTAAAATCACATAATCTGCTTGGCGTTTGGCTTCATGAATAGATTGGTAGATACGCTGGGTATCTATCGGATTGCAACTGGTAAAAGTACCTTCCTGAGAGGGATCATCTACTTCGACAAAATCATACTCACCAAACATAAAAAAAGAATCTGGAAGTTGATCGAGTAAATGTCCATGTTGCATCGCAATATTGATTTCTGCATTAATAGAAGTTACAGCTGTTAATTCTTTTAATTGTTGCATATGAGTAGAGCTGATCTGATGAACAGTGTTGTATCTTAAAGGATTGATACCGGGACGACCAGAACAATCTACACGGCTTTCTCCAGCAATAGCTGATTCATGAAAAGTAGAAGTGACACCAATGACTGCAATACGACCTTGAGGTGTTTCTAAGTATTTGGGTTTACTTGCGGTATGTAGAGTAGAGCCAGCACCGCAATATAATAGATTCAATGCACTGATATATTTTTCAGTAGCTGCCAAACCGCCATAAGAATAATCAAGCATATGATTGTTAGCGATCGATAATATATTAAATCCATATGATTGCAAATGTTGTAAAACCTCGGGAGTTGCTGATGCCCATGTTCCTCCACTTTGAGCAGCAGGGAATCCTTCTTCCATACGGATTGTTGTTTCTAAATTGGTTAATCGTACATCATGCTTTTGAATAAAAGGAACTAACTGTTCCAAAGATAAATGACCGGGAGAAATTCGAGTAATAAAGCTATCACCTGTAGCTACAAAAGATACGGTCGAATTAGACATGAATATACAAATCCTTTCTTTTGGATAAACCAAAGGCTACTGAGTATATCAGTAGCCTTTGTAGAGGTATCCGGTTGGCCGACAGACAAATTAGTCAATGATGATAATACGATCTCTTTTCATAAATTGTCACCTCCCTCACGTAGTATAGGTATATCTATAAATATAAATAGAGATTATATTTTTTCGCAGATATATAACATTTGTGGAGAGTTCATTCGGTATGGAC contains:
- a CDS encoding EAL domain-containing protein, with amino-acid sequence MNCSGCSYVQPIEDQGTVSLRPLSSSLENLIRQQSYDTYIMEDICSISYQSREQMLDIMHWVRSLPEEITSCVSVGLLGSDDIGGEPVWLPLSVFVNRLQHDDVVEIIRQKQFTSHMQPIVNQHEQVIAYEFLLRPIIDGPTFQPYRLFDIAHQTGLHSFLDRAARISAIETSAQYLQPGIKRFINFLPSSIYNPQYCLSHTFAAIERLHLNPKDFVFEVVETENIVEMPKLQNIFDVYRSNGISVALDDVGSGYSKPELIDHLQPDYVKIDRSLIDHCDISAEKQQKIIHILQRSQNHGSTVLAEGIERREEYDFCRSIGIELAQGYLFGKPAEYPRQMLG
- a CDS encoding aspartyl-phosphate phosphatase Spo0E family protein; translation: MNLKQIEQQIEQERRILNQMAEEHGMRDYRVLDQSEQLDRILDMYFQYKDRNTNFLTP
- a CDS encoding bifunctional 2',3'-cyclic-nucleotide 2'-phosphodiesterase/3'-nucleotidase, translated to MNLGNKTFKKAITVIAALQLFAVSAVPAFAAEATSSESTVKLRLLETTDIHVNVMNYDYYSDAATDQYGYAKTATLIKNARAEAKNSVLIDNGDLLQGNPLGDYVAKVDPLKAGEVHPVYKAMNQLGYDAGNIGNHEFNYGLDFLGNALKGANFPYVNANIYTDDGTGSGEKNYFTPYLILDKEVTDESGAKHTIKVGVIGFVPPQVMQWDSANLSGKVVAKDIVETANKFIPQMKAEGADIIIAVPHSGFEDIPQTELMENSVLYLSKVPGIDAIMFGHAHKVFPSADFAGKTGVDLEKGTINGVPSVEPGFWGDHLGIIDLELKQQGDKWTVSDSKVEARPIYDTATKKALVDADQGVVDSVYKEHEETLGYIRGPVGESTARITSYFALVEDDPSIQIVTNAQKWYLEKQLQGTEYENLPILSAGAPFKAGGRSGASYYTDIPAGTIAIKNVSDLYVYPNTVHAVLVNGAEVKNWLEWSAGQFNQIDPAKSGEQALINMDFPTYNFDVIDGVTYQIDVTQPPKYDAKGAVLNASSNRIVNLQFNGKAIDPEQKFVVATNNYRASSSKLANPDGKRIILAAPDENRQVIIDYIRENKTINPAADGNWSLAPIKGNPTVTFNTSPKAKDALSSAKAVAGADPIAYVGEAADGFAKYSINLSSAAAGSKPAVTPAKPSKPVIPAKPTKPTTKPVPAPKPTKPAVDKPAKPTDEKTYIIKKGDNLYRISLKYGVTWEELAKYNKITDPTKLQVGDSIEIPAS
- a CDS encoding MFS transporter, producing the protein MLALFRIPAFLHFWLAQVFSRLGDAIATTAIIFLIGSNSSDPIFISLVIFAELFATTAFGLFAGSIADRFPKHLVMIYMDVFRIVINIIMILCIASPLALIVLVFLKGIGTTIFYPARTSFIPDIVGENHVNEAMSISQSTYFTVYIIGPAIAGLLLTTTSVSMIFVLDILSYLFSIIFIMIANSFIVSKAKLDLTPEEKVTHEPIWASMISGLKTVYRIPSLFFLLMILIPFMFVAGIFDTTYTSILLQVFRLPAIDYGQIQSIEGIGAVVGAIIGPFLLRKLNSSLLLLCTIIAFGILMSCVTPLNYIHATNLSPIYVWSLAIGIINALINLPITSIFLKITPKPFRGRGISILQTLTTLGIILGLLSGGIVARYFNLITLTTIAGIALIVFILIIACTSKFKHLLQESRSEPTVASTSKQATESS
- a CDS encoding CapA family protein, with protein sequence MSNSTVSFVATGDSFITRISPGHLSLEQLVPFIQKHDVRLTNLETTIRMEEGFPAAQSGGTWASATPEVLQHLQSYGFNILSIANNHMLDYSYGGLAATEKYISALNLLYCGAGSTLHTASKPKYLETPQGRIAVIGVTSTFHESAIAGESRVDCSGRPGINPLRYNTVHQISSTHMQQLKELTAVTSINAEINIAMQHGHLLDQLPDSFFMFGEYDFVEVDDPSQEGTFTSCNPIDTQRIYQSIHEAKRQADYVILSVHSHEMKDENENEPADFLKEFCRGCIDEGAHAMICHGPHHIRGIEIYQERPIFYGLGNFIFQNETVESAPADFYNHLNLNHTHNIADLLDKKSKNGTSSFGANLKFWQSFVPSWTMDNGKLIDLAIHPISLGHELPRYRRGCPTFSNQTSIIEQLNTLSSSYDVHFEVQSDGTGKLIY